The genomic segment CCGAACTGTCCTCCGGTGTTGAAGCCGATGCCGCGTCCGAACTCTTTGAGTTGTCGGGTGCCGGCGTTGGAGGTCATGATGACGACGGTGTTACGGAAGTCGATAAGTCGCCCGTTGCCGTCGGTCAGTCGTCCTTCGTCGAGCACTTGCAGCAGGAGGTTGAAGACGTTGCCGTGGGCTTTCTCTATCTCGTCGAGCAGGACGATGGAGTAGGGTTTGCGACGCACTTTTTCGGTGAGCTGTCCGCCTTCTTCATAGCCGACGTATCCCGGAGGGGCGCCGACGAGTCGGGAGACGTTGAAACTCTCGGTGAATTCGCTCATGTCGATGCGTATGAGGTCGTCTTCGCTTCCGAACATTTCTTCGGCGAGTTTCTTGGCGAGATAGGTCTTTCCGACGCCTGTCGGACCGAGGAACATGAAGACGCCGATGGGGTGGTTGGGCTCTTTCAGTCCTACGCGGTTGCGCTGGATGGCTTTGACCATCTTTTCGATGGCTTCGTCTTGTGCGATGACGGCGCCTTTGAGCCGCTCTGCCATGTTTCTGAGACGTATGCCTTCAGCCTCTGCCATGCGCTGTACGGGCACGCCGGTCATCATCGACACGACGTCTGCCACTTCTTTCTCGGTGACGGTCTCGCGCGTTCCTGCCTCGCCGTTGCTCCATTGCTCGTTGAGACGTTGGAGCTCGGCTTCGAGCTGTGTCTGTCGGTCGCGGTAGTTGGCGGCGAGTTCGAAGTCTTGACTCTTGACGGCAGCGTCTTTCTTTTGCTTGACGAGTTCTATCTCTTTCTCCTTCTCGTTGATTTCGGGCGGCACTTGTGCGTGTTGCAGATGTACGCGTGCGCCCACTTCGTCGAGCGCGTCGATGGCTTTGTCGGGGAAGGAGCGGTCGGTCACGTAGCGTTCTGTCAGTTTGACACATGCTGTGATGGCATCGTCGGTGTAGGCAACGTGGTGATGTTGCTCGTAGCGGTCTTTGATGTTTTCGAGTATCTGCAGTGTCTCGACGGTATTGGTTGGCTCGACGAGCACTTTCTGGAAGCGTCGCTCGAGTGCTCCGTCTTTTTCTATGCTGTTGCGGTATTCGTCAAGAGTAGTGGCTCCGATGCACTGGATGGTGCCTCTTGCGAGTGCCGGTTTGAGGATGTTGGCAGCGTCCATTGAACCGGGTGTCGAGCCTGCTCCGATGATGGTGTGTATCTCGTCGATGAAGACGATGATGTCGGGATTCTGCTCGATTTCCTTGATAAGTGCCTTGATGCGCTCTTCGAACTGTCCGCGGTATTTGGTTCCTGCCACGACGGCGGTGAGGTCGAGACTCACGAGGCGTTTGTTGAACAGCACGGGCGATGTCTTGCGCTTGGCGATGAGTTGTGCCAGTCCTTCGACGATAGCGCTTTTGCCGACGCCCGGCTCGCCGATGAGTATGGGGTTGTTCTTTTTTCGGCGGCAGAGAATCTCTGTCACACGCTGTATCTCGCGCTCGCGTCCCACGACGGGGTCAAGCTTTCCTTCGAGGGCAGCAGCCGTGAGATTGACCGAGAAGTTATCGAGCACGGGGGTCTTTCCGCTACTCTTGCGTGCTTGTGTGGTCGTATGGCTGCCGTTCTGCTCCTCGTTGCGCGGGTTTTGTCCGATGGGTTCGAGTTCTTCCTCGTCTTCATCGGGGAGCCCGATGCCGCTTTGTGGCATGTTGGCTTTCTGCTGGAGATATTCCAAGGTGTCTTGATAGTTCATTTTGTTGAGTTCTAAGATTCGTTTTGCCTCGTTGCCCGATGGGTCGTGGAGGATAGCGAGGAGGAGATGCTGCACGTCGACGGTGTCTCGGTGCTGCGTGCGTGCCTCGATGACTGCTTGTCGGAGTATGTTGCTCGACTGCTCGCTGAGAGCGAGCTCTGTCGGATGGGTGCTTGCTGGCTCTCTCCGCAC from the Prevotella sp. Rep29 genome contains:
- a CDS encoding ATP-dependent Clp protease ATP-binding subunit, which translates into the protein MNNLFSDRLSEILTFSREEAERLCCQSVSPEHLLMGIMRGKGDVVHDMFDKLNINLQSIKTELENNVRREPASTHPTELALSEQSSNILRQAVIEARTQHRDTVDVQHLLLAILHDPSGNEAKRILELNKMNYQDTLEYLQQKANMPQSGIGLPDEDEEELEPIGQNPRNEEQNGSHTTTQARKSSGKTPVLDNFSVNLTAAALEGKLDPVVGREREIQRVTEILCRRKKNNPILIGEPGVGKSAIVEGLAQLIAKRKTSPVLFNKRLVSLDLTAVVAGTKYRGQFEERIKALIKEIEQNPDIIVFIDEIHTIIGAGSTPGSMDAANILKPALARGTIQCIGATTLDEYRNSIEKDGALERRFQKVLVEPTNTVETLQILENIKDRYEQHHHVAYTDDAITACVKLTERYVTDRSFPDKAIDALDEVGARVHLQHAQVPPEINEKEKEIELVKQKKDAAVKSQDFELAANYRDRQTQLEAELQRLNEQWSNGEAGTRETVTEKEVADVVSMMTGVPVQRMAEAEGIRLRNMAERLKGAVIAQDEAIEKMVKAIQRNRVGLKEPNHPIGVFMFLGPTGVGKTYLAKKLAEEMFGSEDDLIRIDMSEFTESFNVSRLVGAPPGYVGYEEGGQLTEKVRRKPYSIVLLDEIEKAHGNVFNLLLQVLDEGRLTDGNGRLIDFRNTVVIMTSNAGTRQLKEFGRGIGFNTGGQFGGVLDEKDKEHARSIIQKSLSRQFAPEFLNRLDEIITFDQLDLDAIKRIIDIELKGLFKRIENMGYHLTVSDAAKEFVATKGYDVQFGARPLKRAIQNHIEDGVCERILSGELQSGDTIHADKHPEKEELVFTKSE